Proteins from a single region of Ananas comosus cultivar F153 linkage group 3, ASM154086v1, whole genome shotgun sequence:
- the LOC109708005 gene encoding WEB family protein At1g75720-like, producing MEGHEENGVNIIVKRVEIDTSAPFRSVKEAVALFGERVLAGEVYANRLHEIRNESNKTKQDTSHVESIMAELGEAQHDLEKEREENLRMADCVIKLQQELEQTKMELKQLQKREHSSKRAVEVEIEDLKFVENAMSYEVEIEKPAISQELEFQKKRYVSFADAPSLSRVLSVDNGVLERQFPMEKESTPSKKKKKTLVPFIRALFIKKKGPPYKA from the exons ATGGAAGGCCATGAAGAGAATGGTGTCAATATCATTGTTAAGAGAGTCGAGATCGACACGAGCGCGCCATTCCGATCGGTGAAGGAGGCGGTGGCGCTCTTCGGAGAAAGAGTTTTAGCTGGAGAGGTCTACGCGAATCGGCTTCATGAG ATTCGAAATGAATCAAACAAGACCAAGCAAGACACCTCCCACGTCGAGTCGATCATGGCGGAGCTAGGAGAAGCGCAACACGACCTAGAGAAAGAGCGCGAGGAAAACCTACGGATGGCGGATTGCGTCATTAAACTTCAACAAGAGCTTGAGCAAACCAAGATGGAGCTTAAACAACTCCAAAAAAGAGAGCATTCCTCTAAGAGAGCTGTAGAAGTTGAGATTGAGGACCTGAAGTTCGTTGAGAATGCCATGTCTTATGAGGTCGAGATAGAGAAACCGGCTATTAGCCAAGAACTAGAGTTCCAAAAGAAGAGGTATGTTAGTTTCGCCGACGCTCCTTCACTTTCTCGAGTACTAAGCGTCGATAACGGGGTTCTAGAAAGGCAATTTCCTATGGAGAAGGAGAGCACACcaagcaagaagaagaagaagaccttGGTTCCTTTCATTAGAGCACTATTCATCAAGAAAAAGGGCCCTCCATATAAAGCTTGA
- the LOC109707108 gene encoding peptidyl-prolyl cis-trans isomerase Pin1 gives MASSGARRGGEEEVRASHILIKHEGSRRRASWRDPEGRVIAATTRDAAAARLRALRADILEGRARFADVAAAHSDCSSAKRGGDLGRFGRGQMQKPFEEATFALKVGEISDIVYTDSGVHIILRTG, from the exons ATGGCGTCTTCGGGGgcgaggagagggggagaggaggaggtgcgCGCGTCGCACATCCTGATAAAGCACGAGGGGTCGCGGCGGAGGGCGTCGTGGCGGGACCCGGAGGGCCGCGTCATCGCGGCCACCACgcgcgacgccgccgccgcgcgcctccGAGCCCTGCGCGCCGACATCCTCGAAGGCCGCGCCCGCttcgccgacgtcgccgccgcccactcCGACTGCTCCTCCGCCAAGCGTGGCGGCGACCTCG GCCGATTCGGGAGGGGACAGATGCAGAAGCCCTTCGAAGAAGCTACTTTTGCCCTCAAGGTGGGTGAGATCAGCGATATTGTCTACACCGACAgtggggtccacatcatcctgcGAACCGGTTGA